A window from Corynebacterium singulare encodes these proteins:
- a CDS encoding DUF1028 domain-containing protein: MTFSIIARDSSGAIGQAVSSSSPAVAARCLNLRSEIGAVSSQNITDPRFGPVLLGRLENGSSAQEAFDWLKENDSTLDYRQITILPAKGPGFSHSGVHTLGTHNQVVGDNCVIAGNMLASEKVIDAMLRRFESTSGELEHRLLETMIAGLEAGGEAGPVQSAGLGVVRDAGWIETDLRVDWSDSPIAELEKLLEIWMPQRDDYVTRGKSPHTAPSYGVPGDE, translated from the coding sequence ATGACTTTTTCAATCATTGCTCGCGACAGCTCAGGTGCCATTGGCCAAGCTGTTTCGTCTTCTTCACCCGCAGTCGCTGCTCGCTGCCTCAACCTTCGTAGCGAAATCGGTGCGGTGTCATCCCAAAACATCACCGATCCACGGTTCGGTCCGGTACTTTTGGGGCGACTCGAAAATGGCAGTTCAGCTCAAGAGGCGTTTGACTGGCTCAAGGAGAATGACTCCACGCTGGATTACCGACAAATTACGATTCTTCCAGCGAAGGGTCCAGGTTTCTCTCACTCTGGAGTCCACACGCTTGGTACGCACAACCAGGTTGTCGGCGATAACTGTGTAATTGCCGGAAATATGCTCGCATCGGAAAAGGTTATCGACGCGATGCTTCGCCGATTTGAAAGCACTAGCGGTGAACTCGAGCACCGTTTGCTTGAAACGATGATCGCTGGCCTGGAGGCCGGTGGTGAAGCTGGCCCAGTTCAGTCTGCTGGTTTAGGCGTCGTTCGTGACGCTGGGTGGATAGAAACTGACCTGCGGGTGGACTGGTCTGATTCGCCGATTGCTGAACTCGAGAAGCTACTCGAAATTTGGATGCCCCAACGCGATGACTACGTGACGCGCGGAAAATCACCGCACACCGCTCCTTCCTATGGGGTGCCTGGCGATGAATAA
- a CDS encoding HNH endonuclease has product MADFDFVPGKKNYPIEAFAPDGELWWESKQRGTTGAVPRMASWLRWNVELGGRFTTRQLRETLNIKNEHAQRRQRELRDYGWEYLSAKEEPSLGEDCILEKYGWWPGEGPRPSRDSISAKLRRQVFERDGGRCVLCGRAAREKYDDGSTVVLTAGHIRANSHGGTATLDNLQTECRVCNESARADTGSTADPQSVVEQVKSLKKSDRLEMLSWIRAGQRTRTNLDRAFDEYRLGGPLVQTAVLDYLERVEER; this is encoded by the coding sequence ATGGCTGATTTCGACTTCGTTCCCGGAAAAAAGAATTACCCCATCGAAGCTTTTGCACCAGATGGCGAACTGTGGTGGGAGTCTAAACAGCGCGGTACGACCGGAGCAGTTCCAAGAATGGCATCCTGGCTTCGTTGGAACGTCGAACTAGGAGGCCGGTTTACTACGCGTCAGCTCAGAGAGACGCTCAACATCAAGAATGAACACGCACAGCGAAGGCAACGAGAACTTCGCGACTACGGTTGGGAGTACCTTTCAGCCAAGGAGGAACCGAGCCTTGGCGAGGATTGCATCCTTGAAAAGTACGGCTGGTGGCCCGGAGAAGGACCTCGCCCAAGCCGAGACTCCATTTCTGCGAAACTACGTCGGCAGGTTTTCGAACGTGACGGCGGGCGCTGTGTTCTATGCGGACGAGCCGCCCGTGAAAAGTATGATGACGGTTCAACAGTCGTTCTAACCGCTGGCCATATCAGAGCAAACTCACATGGTGGAACGGCTACGCTTGACAATCTCCAGACTGAGTGCCGTGTCTGCAACGAATCAGCACGAGCAGATACCGGTTCGACTGCTGATCCCCAAAGCGTAGTAGAACAAGTTAAGAGTTTGAAAAAGTCCGATCGCCTAGAAATGCTCTCTTGGATTCGGGCTGGCCAGCGAACACGAACTAATCTGGACCGTGCATTTGATGAGTACCGTCTTGGTGGACCGCTTGTTCAAACCGCCGTGCTCGATTATCTCGAAAGAGTCGAGGAACGCTAA
- a CDS encoding OsmC family protein, producing the protein MSNITKKYGVDVTRVNTGHYRATNAAGATLEFGTGEGLLSPVELLLAAVAGCSAVDVDVVTSRRAEPELFDVHVDGTRINEDGASRLSEVDVEFFLRFPDTDAGRQAESMIERLVRISHDKDCTVSRTVENPTTVTFRTKEA; encoded by the coding sequence ATGAGCAATATCACGAAGAAGTACGGCGTCGACGTTACCCGCGTCAATACGGGTCACTACCGCGCCACAAATGCCGCCGGCGCCACCCTCGAGTTTGGAACCGGTGAGGGCCTCCTCAGCCCAGTCGAGCTGCTGCTGGCAGCCGTGGCGGGGTGCTCAGCAGTCGACGTTGATGTGGTCACTTCCCGGCGCGCAGAGCCTGAGCTTTTCGACGTCCACGTGGACGGCACCCGCATCAACGAAGACGGGGCTTCCCGGCTGAGCGAAGTCGACGTGGAGTTTTTCCTCCGCTTCCCCGACACCGATGCCGGCCGCCAAGCAGAGTCGATGATCGAGCGGCTCGTGCGCATTTCTCACGACAAGGACTGCACGGTATCCCGCACGGTGGAAAACCCCACCACCGTCACCTTCCGCACAAAGGAAGCTTAA
- a CDS encoding DUF1906 domain-containing protein, with protein MSLSRRSLFKVSAIALAAGAVGSQAPAALAVGPALGTIIDFSAGVPSANAIKAAGHLGAIRYVSQRRPDAQWMKGKPVTLAETKANAAAGLKTASIYQFGRAETADWLNGAAGAGVHAPQAIAIHKAAGGPTGRPIYIAIDDNPTRAQYENQIRPYLEAFSTALTGAGYQTGVYGNYNVIDWCVADGIGEFFWMHDWGSGGKIHPRTTIHQPAKRQATIDGVTCDINTVYARDWGQWTPGDGSLSLPDLKDIPAVPNDAPLPDISLPDPTGRGSSAGGNGITIAGSSVSNDQVRGAIDVLNTVRKAMG; from the coding sequence GTGTCCCTGTCCCGTCGTTCCCTATTCAAGGTCAGCGCCATTGCGCTAGCCGCTGGTGCCGTTGGCAGCCAAGCCCCCGCCGCCCTCGCAGTGGGCCCCGCACTTGGCACCATCATTGATTTCTCCGCTGGTGTCCCTTCAGCCAACGCCATCAAAGCAGCCGGACACCTTGGCGCCATTCGCTACGTTTCCCAACGCCGCCCTGATGCACAGTGGATGAAGGGCAAGCCCGTAACCTTGGCAGAGACCAAGGCCAACGCCGCTGCCGGCCTCAAGACCGCCTCCATCTATCAGTTCGGCCGCGCAGAAACTGCTGACTGGCTCAACGGGGCCGCCGGCGCCGGTGTCCACGCCCCGCAGGCTATCGCCATCCATAAGGCCGCAGGAGGACCGACCGGCCGCCCGATTTACATCGCTATCGATGACAACCCAACGCGCGCACAGTACGAGAATCAGATTCGCCCCTACCTCGAGGCTTTCTCCACCGCGCTGACGGGCGCGGGATACCAGACGGGCGTGTATGGCAATTACAACGTCATCGACTGGTGCGTCGCTGACGGAATTGGTGAGTTCTTTTGGATGCACGACTGGGGTTCGGGCGGCAAGATTCATCCGCGCACCACCATCCACCAGCCAGCTAAACGTCAGGCCACTATCGACGGCGTCACGTGTGATATCAACACCGTGTACGCCCGCGACTGGGGCCAGTGGACGCCGGGCGACGGTTCGCTCTCCCTGCCGGATCTCAAAGACATCCCTGCTGTGCCGAACGACGCTCCACTGCCCGACATCTCCCTGCCCGATCCCACCGGCCGCGGCTCCAGCGCCGGCGGAAATGGCATCACCATCGCCGGCTCCTCAGTCAGCAATGACCAGGTTCGTGGCGCCATCGATGTCCTTAACACTGTACGCAAGGCGATGGGCTAG
- a CDS encoding LamG-like jellyroll fold domain-containing protein: MTTRRLLGTLVTASVAGTFLVVPASAAEPEEGMGSRFSIGVLPDTQFYSRYSTPETGNLAQARYGSEPYKAQTEWLVKNQKALNMDFATHLGDVVDQADIDGEWKVADEAMKVLDESDLNYSVLPGNHDMIDDKSAHPYNDYFSAKRAKAANPETFQERHTAVNNDSEYHIFEAEGQKYLVLALAWRADDEALKWAQGVLDAHPDLPVILTSHEVLNIDGSGKVFYSDDYGQGLWDKFIKKNDQIFLTMGGHHHGAGYRVDKNDAGHDVIGILQDYQMAYQGGNGLLGVLEFDLSGNELEMTALSPWVAQKPAKELTQFDKLILDGKGDSYHVPLNFKERFADFAPEWTIGDENDPDLGQKARDIAEEGYTPYTIPKDQLPEGPNDYVKAKETVFHWRPGQTKNKDGKQLAEGDVATEGAVIPDAFGADGAGDLVREGGPSNVGERITYSTDHHPLSSDSGSLYWSDPAGKASMAEFRSKEGAAINKVDTSAGYTFESFVKIPKDFNGSEHGWGSALSRDSSIAELVDGSDDTDPTVMFGISNLRELRWWAEPKEGSGSTVWSHEVPTDEWMHIAVVNKPDSDTVEMFINGAPILRNAKGAEGLLPRELQWVMGAGFDNRTPQDPWYGWIGETRLTQGVLTPDQWLTARPAVKEEEPSSSASTSPSESTTEPTKPTEPTNTKEPSASGIGEAFFAGSSNGAKVIFPIVAVIAVLGGAAYALIPTVNRIFGLNIPQPPLPKIPGLN, translated from the coding sequence ATGACTACTCGCCGCCTTCTTGGCACCTTGGTCACCGCTTCGGTGGCCGGAACATTCCTCGTGGTCCCGGCTAGCGCCGCCGAGCCAGAAGAAGGAATGGGCTCGCGCTTCAGCATTGGCGTGCTGCCGGATACCCAGTTCTACTCCCGCTACTCCACTCCGGAGACCGGAAACCTTGCTCAGGCCCGCTATGGCAGCGAGCCCTACAAGGCACAGACAGAGTGGCTGGTAAAGAATCAAAAGGCCCTCAATATGGACTTCGCTACCCACCTCGGTGACGTCGTGGACCAAGCGGACATCGATGGCGAGTGGAAGGTCGCGGACGAGGCGATGAAGGTTCTCGATGAGTCGGATCTGAATTATTCCGTTCTGCCGGGCAACCACGACATGATCGATGACAAGTCGGCACACCCGTACAACGACTACTTCAGCGCTAAGCGCGCCAAGGCCGCCAACCCGGAGACCTTCCAGGAGCGCCACACCGCGGTGAACAATGACTCTGAGTACCACATTTTTGAGGCTGAGGGGCAGAAGTACCTGGTCTTGGCGCTGGCCTGGCGCGCGGACGACGAAGCTCTGAAGTGGGCCCAGGGCGTTCTCGATGCGCACCCGGACCTGCCAGTCATCCTCACCAGCCACGAGGTTCTCAACATTGATGGCTCTGGCAAGGTGTTCTACTCCGATGACTACGGCCAGGGTCTGTGGGACAAGTTCATCAAGAAGAATGACCAGATCTTCCTCACCATGGGCGGCCACCACCACGGCGCCGGCTACCGCGTAGACAAGAACGATGCTGGCCACGATGTTATCGGCATTTTGCAGGACTACCAGATGGCGTACCAGGGCGGTAACGGTCTGCTCGGCGTGCTCGAGTTCGATCTTTCCGGCAATGAGCTGGAGATGACCGCACTGTCCCCGTGGGTAGCGCAGAAGCCGGCTAAGGAGCTCACGCAGTTCGACAAGCTCATCCTCGACGGCAAGGGCGATAGCTACCACGTGCCGCTCAACTTCAAGGAGCGCTTCGCGGACTTCGCCCCGGAGTGGACCATCGGCGATGAGAATGACCCCGACCTAGGCCAGAAGGCCCGCGACATCGCTGAGGAAGGCTACACCCCGTACACCATCCCGAAGGACCAGCTGCCGGAAGGCCCGAACGACTACGTCAAGGCTAAAGAAACTGTCTTCCACTGGCGTCCTGGTCAGACCAAGAACAAGGATGGCAAGCAGCTTGCCGAAGGCGATGTGGCCACCGAGGGTGCAGTCATCCCCGATGCCTTCGGTGCCGATGGTGCTGGTGACCTTGTCCGCGAAGGCGGCCCGTCCAACGTGGGCGAGCGCATCACCTACAGCACTGACCACCACCCGCTGTCCTCCGATTCCGGTTCCCTGTACTGGTCTGACCCGGCTGGCAAGGCTTCGATGGCGGAGTTCCGGTCCAAGGAAGGCGCTGCCATCAACAAGGTCGATACCTCCGCGGGCTACACCTTCGAGTCCTTCGTGAAGATTCCGAAGGATTTCAACGGCTCTGAGCACGGCTGGGGAAGTGCGCTGTCTCGTGACTCCAGCATTGCTGAGCTTGTCGACGGCTCCGATGACACCGATCCCACCGTCATGTTCGGCATCTCCAACCTGCGCGAGCTGCGCTGGTGGGCGGAGCCCAAGGAAGGCTCCGGCTCTACTGTCTGGTCCCACGAGGTTCCCACCGATGAATGGATGCACATCGCGGTGGTGAACAAGCCGGATTCCGACACCGTGGAGATGTTCATCAATGGTGCCCCGATCCTGCGCAATGCCAAGGGTGCTGAAGGCCTCCTCCCGCGCGAACTGCAGTGGGTCATGGGTGCTGGCTTTGATAACCGTACGCCGCAGGACCCGTGGTATGGCTGGATTGGTGAGACCCGCCTGACCCAGGGCGTTCTCACCCCGGACCAATGGCTCACCGCTCGCCCGGCTGTGAAGGAGGAAGAGCCGTCCTCTTCTGCGTCTACCTCCCCGTCTGAGTCCACTACCGAACCGACCAAGCCCACTGAGCCGACCAATACGAAGGAGCCTTCCGCAAGCGGTATCGGTGAGGCTTTCTTCGCCGGCTCGAGCAACGGCGCCAAGGTGATTTTCCCGATCGTTGCCGTCATCGCCGTCCTGGGCGGTGCCGCCTATGCCCTCATCCCGACCGTCAACCGCATCTTCGGCCTCAACATCCCGCAGCCGCCGCTGCCGAAGATTCCGGGCCTGAACTAG
- a CDS encoding DNA cytosine methyltransferase: protein MAQLYSSIEVCAGAGGQALGLEMAGFEHDLLIEIESWCTKTLRHNRPEWNVLQADLNEWEPAPEHHGIDLFAGGVPCPPFSVAGKQLGKEDERDLFMRAIELVEIINPRGVLLENVRGLMDPKFEEYRKEILSRLEKAGYIAEWKLIIASDYGVPQLRPRAILIALRPEDWEHFEWPEKHPEEAPTVGEAVVDLMSANGWKGAKSWARSANKIAPTLVGGSKKHGGPDLGPTRARKAWLEMNVIGTTIADEAPEQDFNGQPRMTPKMLARIQGFPDSWEITGRKTNACRQIGNAFPPPVAKAVGLQIRSAFEATDSKTS, encoded by the coding sequence ATGGCTCAACTTTACTCATCGATCGAGGTATGCGCTGGTGCTGGAGGGCAGGCCTTGGGGCTGGAGATGGCGGGCTTCGAGCACGATCTTTTAATTGAGATCGAAAGCTGGTGTACGAAAACGTTGCGTCATAATCGTCCTGAATGGAATGTACTGCAAGCTGATCTCAACGAGTGGGAGCCTGCGCCCGAGCACCACGGTATTGACCTCTTTGCAGGAGGGGTACCTTGTCCTCCATTTAGTGTTGCAGGAAAGCAACTCGGTAAGGAAGACGAGCGTGATCTTTTCATGCGCGCAATCGAACTTGTAGAAATTATTAACCCGCGCGGTGTTTTGCTTGAAAACGTTCGAGGTCTTATGGATCCTAAATTTGAGGAATATCGTAAGGAGATTCTCTCTCGTTTAGAGAAGGCTGGCTACATCGCCGAATGGAAGCTCATAATCGCTTCAGATTATGGAGTTCCGCAGCTTCGTCCGCGGGCGATCTTGATTGCTCTGAGACCTGAGGATTGGGAGCACTTTGAATGGCCGGAGAAGCATCCGGAAGAGGCACCAACAGTTGGAGAAGCAGTAGTTGATCTAATGTCCGCTAACGGTTGGAAAGGGGCAAAGTCTTGGGCCAGAAGTGCGAATAAAATCGCTCCGACGCTTGTTGGCGGTTCAAAGAAGCATGGTGGGCCAGACTTAGGACCAACTCGCGCGCGGAAAGCTTGGCTGGAGATGAATGTCATTGGCACGACTATTGCAGATGAGGCACCAGAGCAAGATTTCAACGGCCAACCGCGGATGACCCCTAAGATGTTGGCGAGGATTCAGGGATTCCCTGATTCTTGGGAAATTACAGGTCGAAAGACCAACGCTTGTCGTCAAATTGGTAACGCTTTTCCGCCGCCCGTAGCTAAGGCAGTTGGTCTTCAAATCCGTAGTGCCTTTGAGGCGACAGATAGCAAAACTAGTTAG
- a CDS encoding M20 family metallopeptidase — protein sequence MNKYKERAREAIHKELSALIELSEWLHENPEIAWEEVESSKRCANFLRSRGFDVEENYVAIPTSFHAVKGSGSKRIGIMAEYDALPGIGHACGHNLIAAMSLGAGIALSEVAEELDLSVEIFGTPAEEGKGGKVEMLDRGAFDGLHFAMMSHPAPVDVVRAKPFAVLHWEVNFTGHASHAASYPTQGVNAADAFTISEVAIGLLRQQLPPTVRVHGIVTKGGDAPNAIPHRTQGRWYVRASTMEELEATSQKVINCFKAGALATGCEVSIIDESKPYSDFVTDEAGLGYYEKNALLLGRELRTDGPETLMSQASTDFANVSNITRAIHPYIGVGSYPVLNHQEAFADACVGEVANQTLSDGATALAWTGIDVALDWLKEHSG from the coding sequence ATGAATAAGTATAAAGAGAGGGCGCGCGAAGCTATCCACAAGGAGTTGAGTGCTCTCATCGAGCTTTCTGAATGGCTTCATGAAAATCCCGAGATCGCTTGGGAGGAGGTTGAGTCATCTAAACGATGTGCAAACTTCTTGCGTTCACGTGGCTTTGATGTTGAAGAGAATTACGTAGCAATCCCTACATCATTTCATGCAGTGAAAGGCTCGGGTTCTAAGCGAATTGGGATCATGGCGGAATACGACGCACTGCCAGGTATTGGGCATGCCTGCGGCCATAATCTGATTGCTGCCATGTCTCTCGGGGCTGGTATCGCTCTTTCCGAGGTCGCGGAAGAACTGGATCTCTCAGTAGAGATTTTCGGAACTCCAGCAGAAGAAGGAAAGGGCGGGAAGGTTGAGATGCTAGACCGCGGCGCTTTCGATGGGCTGCACTTTGCAATGATGTCGCACCCCGCCCCCGTTGATGTCGTAAGGGCTAAGCCATTCGCCGTTCTGCATTGGGAAGTAAATTTCACTGGCCATGCGTCACATGCGGCTTCCTACCCAACCCAAGGCGTCAACGCTGCCGATGCTTTTACAATCTCAGAAGTTGCCATTGGTTTACTACGGCAGCAGCTTCCCCCGACTGTGCGTGTGCACGGGATTGTCACTAAAGGTGGTGATGCTCCAAACGCTATTCCTCACCGCACACAAGGGCGCTGGTACGTACGAGCGTCAACGATGGAAGAACTGGAGGCTACGTCCCAAAAAGTAATCAACTGTTTCAAAGCTGGGGCTCTTGCCACCGGTTGCGAAGTCTCCATCATCGATGAGTCGAAACCGTATTCCGACTTCGTTACTGATGAGGCTGGCCTCGGATACTACGAGAAAAATGCCCTTCTCCTTGGACGTGAATTGCGTACAGATGGCCCTGAAACATTAATGAGTCAAGCCTCAACTGATTTTGCTAACGTCTCCAATATAACTAGGGCAATACACCCTTATATCGGTGTGGGTTCTTATCCTGTTTTGAACCACCAAGAGGCTTTCGCCGATGCATGCGTAGGCGAAGTCGCTAACCAAACGCTTTCGGATGGTGCCACTGCTCTTGCGTGGACAGGAATTGATGTCGCCCTGGATTGGCTGAAGGAGCATTCCGGCTAA
- a CDS encoding AlbA family DNA-binding domain-containing protein, giving the protein MFTSLHRALGLGPTEKITSEMLDKLVEFGVEEASDLDFKEKVPPASAVAAGDMKKDLCAMANTGGGVIVYGIRESSENKDQAGTRSSAGSTGPEFEQAVLQLAYGSIAPPLNGLEFHRVDEGRENNALVLVVPASRQAPHMYFVEKKDKRTLAVPVRNGAYSEWLTEPEIARLYRQRFEAQARADEQLQVLFERTIQLRADEGYWMAGVAYPTSSAIGFKREATTIVKVALAAKDHVIRKQYDGGITPLTASYQSCRRGFRSWRFAEDRDWERPETYVEFHDDGAISVLCRLDEAVAGSGTSLVSSYRLAVVAGDLVALMAEYSRLTGVRGYDVRIGMEWTGARPLEISAPRDIRFFSEKPLPITRFIPVTVTVDISDPETLLDSARSLALDCLNQAGITRLTVFDS; this is encoded by the coding sequence ATGTTCACATCGCTTCACCGTGCATTGGGGCTCGGCCCCACTGAAAAGATCACTTCTGAAATGCTCGACAAGTTAGTCGAGTTCGGGGTGGAGGAAGCCTCGGATTTGGACTTTAAAGAGAAAGTTCCCCCCGCCTCCGCTGTAGCTGCCGGTGACATGAAGAAGGATTTGTGTGCCATGGCTAATACGGGAGGTGGAGTGATTGTATACGGCATTCGCGAGAGCAGCGAGAACAAAGATCAAGCGGGAACTCGGAGCTCAGCAGGAAGTACCGGTCCTGAGTTTGAGCAAGCAGTCTTACAACTGGCTTATGGAAGTATCGCTCCGCCACTGAACGGGCTTGAGTTTCACCGAGTGGACGAAGGGCGAGAGAACAACGCTCTCGTTCTTGTGGTACCTGCAAGCAGGCAGGCGCCGCATATGTATTTTGTGGAGAAAAAAGATAAGCGGACCCTTGCGGTCCCAGTCAGGAATGGCGCCTATTCTGAGTGGCTCACCGAGCCGGAAATCGCTCGTTTGTACCGCCAGCGATTTGAAGCACAGGCAAGGGCTGATGAGCAACTTCAGGTACTTTTCGAAAGAACTATTCAGCTCAGAGCAGATGAAGGCTATTGGATGGCGGGCGTTGCCTACCCGACTTCGAGCGCTATTGGGTTCAAACGGGAAGCCACAACTATTGTAAAAGTTGCTCTAGCGGCCAAGGACCACGTAATACGTAAGCAATATGACGGTGGGATAACTCCATTGACAGCTAGTTATCAAAGCTGTCGGCGAGGCTTCAGGAGCTGGAGATTTGCTGAGGACCGCGATTGGGAGAGGCCGGAAACATATGTTGAGTTTCACGACGATGGTGCTATTTCTGTGTTGTGTCGCCTAGATGAAGCGGTGGCAGGATCTGGGACGTCATTAGTTAGCTCGTATAGGCTTGCGGTTGTTGCAGGCGATCTCGTAGCTTTGATGGCCGAGTACTCTCGGCTTACGGGAGTCAGAGGGTACGACGTTAGGATCGGTATGGAGTGGACCGGGGCTAGGCCACTGGAGATCTCTGCTCCTAGGGATATTCGCTTTTTTAGTGAAAAGCCGCTGCCGATCACTCGTTTCATTCCCGTCACTGTAACGGTAGACATCTCGGACCCAGAAACACTGTTAGATTCGGCTCGCTCGTTAGCCCTTGATTGTTTGAATCAAGCTGGAATCACTAGGCTTACGGTCTTTGATAGCTGA